Proteins co-encoded in one Brassica oleracea var. oleracea cultivar TO1000 chromosome C4, BOL, whole genome shotgun sequence genomic window:
- the LOC106343055 gene encoding uncharacterized protein LOC106343055 translates to MQEADTSRPRPSKSLMNRMKTSCLSMAVTFKEGLSYVKAFFVGQTKRLTAKNEKEATDAHLTETKMQVDATDEAENAKKRLHQSS, encoded by the exons ATGCAAGAGGCTGACACATCGCGACCACGGCCGTCGAAGTCTCTGATGAATCGAATGAAGACGAGCTGTTTATCCATGGCAGTGACGTTTAAGGAGGGGCTTAGCTACGTCAAAGCCTTTTTTGTCGGCCAG ACAAAGAGGTTGACGGCCAAGAACGAGAAAGAAGCAACGGATGCTCATCTAACAGAGACAAAAATGCAAGTTGACGCAACCGATGAAGCAGAGAACGCCAAGAAAAGGCTTCATCAATCTTCTTAA
- the LOC106343054 gene encoding solute carrier family 40 member 1 isoform X1, whose translation MENATEAVTVVQQDEERDVEGLGQPQNPPPPVRRRFVISLYVGYFLARWGARTWEFSVALYMIYLWPNSLLLAAIYGAIESGSSAIFGPIVGQWIEGLDYVKVLRLWLLCQNLSYIIAGGAVIKLLLDYGLKPRNIPVFATLVALTNVTGAIGVLSTLGGTILIERDWAVVMSEGHPPAVLTRMNSVIRGIDLSSKLLSPVTTGLIISFVSLKASAITFAFWATITAWVEYWLFISVYSGVPAIAQSNERRILRSMTNPVEETDAPVSVYIVPGTEEGNPPRRSAMLKVFDRVSKSSFVGAWRVYIKQEVVLPGVSLALLFFTVLSFGTLMTATLQWEGIPTYIIGIGRGISATVGLLATVVYPLMQSRISTLRTGLWSFWSQWSCLLVCVGSIWVKKGNIASYMLMGGVAASRLGLWMFDLAVIQQMQDQVSESDRCVVGGVQNSLQSALDLMAYVLGIIVSNPKDFWILTIISFSTVTLSGLIYTVHLYRIRNHIFHFEKIPLLSKCLFKFILPSRGET comes from the exons ATGGAGAATGCGACAGAAGCGGTGACGGTTGTTCAACAGGATGAAGAACGTGACGTAGAGGGACTAGGGCAGCCACAAAACCCACCACCACCCGTACGACGTCGTTTCGTCATATCTCTTTACGTGGGATATTTTCTTGCAAGATGGGGTGCCAG AACTTGGGAATTCTCAGTTGCTTTGTATATGATCTACTTGTGGCCAAACTCTCTGCTTCTTGCGGCCATATACGGTGCGATAGAGTCTGGTTCTTCTGCGATCTTTGGCCCCATTGTGGGACAATGGATCGAGGGACTGGACTACGTTAAAGTTCTTAGACTCTGGCTCTTATGTCAGAACCTCTCCTACATCATTGCTGGTGGTGCAGTCATCAAGTTGCTACTAGATTACGGTCTTAAACCCCGGAACATCCCGGTCTTTGCAACCTTGGTTGCGTTGACAAATGTTACTGGGGCCATTGGTGTGCTTTCCACACTTGGTGGCACCATTCTGATCGAACGAGACTG GGCTGTGGTTATGTCGGAAGGTCATCCACCAGCGGTATTGACAAGAATGAACTCTGTCATTAGAGGCATTGATTTGAGCTCAAAGCTATTGTCTCCAGTCACCACCGGTCTCATCATTAGCTTTGTCTCACTGAAGGCATCAGCCATCACTTTTGCATTTTGGGCTACTATAACCGCTTGGGTTGAGTATTGGCTCTTCATATCTGTGTATAGCGGTGTTCCTGCGATAGCTCAAAGCAATGAGAGACGGATCTTGCGTTCCATGACAAATCCAGTAGAAGAAACAGATGCACCTGTTTCTGTTTATATTGTCCCCGGGACCGAGGAGGGTAACCCACCACGTAGATCCGCAATGCTGAAGGTCTTTGATAGAGTATCCAAGTCCTCTTTTGTTGGCGCGTGGAGAGTTTATATCAAACAAGAAGTTGTACTCCCAGGGGTTTCACTAGCTCTCTTGTTCTTCACGGTCCTCAG CTTTGGAACATTGATGACGGCAACATTGCAGTGGGAAGGGATACCTACATATATCATCGGTATAGGCAGAGGAATAAGTGCCACGGTTGGACTGTTGGCTACAGTCGTCTATCCTCTAATGCAAAGCCGTATCTCAACGCTGAGAACTGGCCTCTGGTCCTTCTGGTCTCAG TGGAGCTGCCTTTTGGTATGCGTTGGGTCGATTTGGGTTAAAAAGGGCAACATAGCATCTTACATGCTAATGGGTGGAGTTGCTGCTTCAAGGCTTGGCTTGTGGATGTTTGATCTTGCCGTCATCCAGCAAATGCAA GATCAAGTTTCAGAATCCGACCGTTGTGTGGTTGGAGGAGTCCAAAACTCTTTGCAATCGGCTCTTGACTTGATGGCATACGTACTAGGTATCATTGTATCCAATCCAAAG GATTTCTGGATATTGACGATCATCTCATTCTCCACGGTTACGTTATCAGGATTAATCTATACAGTTCATCTCTACCGAATTCGTAACCATATCTTTCACTTTGAGAAGATTCCTTTATTGAGCAAATGTTTGTTCAAGTTTATACTTCCTTCTCGTGGAGAAACATGA
- the LOC106343054 gene encoding solute carrier family 40 member 1 isoform X2: MIYLWPNSLLLAAIYGAIESGSSAIFGPIVGQWIEGLDYVKVLRLWLLCQNLSYIIAGGAVIKLLLDYGLKPRNIPVFATLVALTNVTGAIGVLSTLGGTILIERDWAVVMSEGHPPAVLTRMNSVIRGIDLSSKLLSPVTTGLIISFVSLKASAITFAFWATITAWVEYWLFISVYSGVPAIAQSNERRILRSMTNPVEETDAPVSVYIVPGTEEGNPPRRSAMLKVFDRVSKSSFVGAWRVYIKQEVVLPGVSLALLFFTVLSFGTLMTATLQWEGIPTYIIGIGRGISATVGLLATVVYPLMQSRISTLRTGLWSFWSQWSCLLVCVGSIWVKKGNIASYMLMGGVAASRLGLWMFDLAVIQQMQDQVSESDRCVVGGVQNSLQSALDLMAYVLGIIVSNPKDFWILTIISFSTVTLSGLIYTVHLYRIRNHIFHFEKIPLLSKCLFKFILPSRGET; this comes from the exons ATGATCTACTTGTGGCCAAACTCTCTGCTTCTTGCGGCCATATACGGTGCGATAGAGTCTGGTTCTTCTGCGATCTTTGGCCCCATTGTGGGACAATGGATCGAGGGACTGGACTACGTTAAAGTTCTTAGACTCTGGCTCTTATGTCAGAACCTCTCCTACATCATTGCTGGTGGTGCAGTCATCAAGTTGCTACTAGATTACGGTCTTAAACCCCGGAACATCCCGGTCTTTGCAACCTTGGTTGCGTTGACAAATGTTACTGGGGCCATTGGTGTGCTTTCCACACTTGGTGGCACCATTCTGATCGAACGAGACTG GGCTGTGGTTATGTCGGAAGGTCATCCACCAGCGGTATTGACAAGAATGAACTCTGTCATTAGAGGCATTGATTTGAGCTCAAAGCTATTGTCTCCAGTCACCACCGGTCTCATCATTAGCTTTGTCTCACTGAAGGCATCAGCCATCACTTTTGCATTTTGGGCTACTATAACCGCTTGGGTTGAGTATTGGCTCTTCATATCTGTGTATAGCGGTGTTCCTGCGATAGCTCAAAGCAATGAGAGACGGATCTTGCGTTCCATGACAAATCCAGTAGAAGAAACAGATGCACCTGTTTCTGTTTATATTGTCCCCGGGACCGAGGAGGGTAACCCACCACGTAGATCCGCAATGCTGAAGGTCTTTGATAGAGTATCCAAGTCCTCTTTTGTTGGCGCGTGGAGAGTTTATATCAAACAAGAAGTTGTACTCCCAGGGGTTTCACTAGCTCTCTTGTTCTTCACGGTCCTCAG CTTTGGAACATTGATGACGGCAACATTGCAGTGGGAAGGGATACCTACATATATCATCGGTATAGGCAGAGGAATAAGTGCCACGGTTGGACTGTTGGCTACAGTCGTCTATCCTCTAATGCAAAGCCGTATCTCAACGCTGAGAACTGGCCTCTGGTCCTTCTGGTCTCAG TGGAGCTGCCTTTTGGTATGCGTTGGGTCGATTTGGGTTAAAAAGGGCAACATAGCATCTTACATGCTAATGGGTGGAGTTGCTGCTTCAAGGCTTGGCTTGTGGATGTTTGATCTTGCCGTCATCCAGCAAATGCAA GATCAAGTTTCAGAATCCGACCGTTGTGTGGTTGGAGGAGTCCAAAACTCTTTGCAATCGGCTCTTGACTTGATGGCATACGTACTAGGTATCATTGTATCCAATCCAAAG GATTTCTGGATATTGACGATCATCTCATTCTCCACGGTTACGTTATCAGGATTAATCTATACAGTTCATCTCTACCGAATTCGTAACCATATCTTTCACTTTGAGAAGATTCCTTTATTGAGCAAATGTTTGTTCAAGTTTATACTTCCTTCTCGTGGAGAAACATGA
- the LOC106337937 gene encoding glutathione S-transferase T2-like translates to MEEELRDMKANKDYYNMLHYVADAQQGIKFNLEHAWRELRHDVKWSSTYLEKDSGKDKRKPVDSDAQGSVTEPQERPMGVKAAKAAGKRKKLGKEEELGQLKEMMETKKQISNQSLLASLVAKTEPLSDMEEALKMKLLSEMLSLLMVKYKPM, encoded by the exons ATGGAGGAAGAATTAAGAGATATGAAAGCAAACAAAGATTACTACAACATGCTTCATTACGTTGCAGATGCGCAACAG GGCATTAAGTTTAACTTGGAACATGCGTGGAGGGAGCTTAGGCATGATGTGAAATGGTCGTCCACCTATCTCGAGAAGGACAGTGGTAAGGACAAGCGCAAACCTGTTGATTCTGATGCTCAAGGGTCAGTGACAGAGCCACAAGAGAGACCCATGGGAGTTAAGGCAGCTAAGGCTGCTGGCAAGAGGAAGAAACTTGGAAAAGAAGAAGAACTAGGACAACTTAAAGAAATGATGGAGACCAAAAAGCAAATTTCAAATCAGAGTTTGCTTGCAAGTTTGGTTGCAAAGACCGAGCCACTCTCTGATATGGAAGAAGCTCTGAAAATGAAATTGCTGTCTGAGATGTTGTCATTATTGATG GTCAAGTACAAGCCCATGTGA
- the LOC106337938 gene encoding solute carrier family 40 member 1-like: MIYLWPNSLLLAAIYGAIESGSSAIFGPIVGQWIEGLDYVKVLRLWLLCQNLSYIIAGGAVIKLLLDYDLKPRNIPDFATLVALTNVAGAIGVLSTLGGTILIERDWAVVMSEGHPPAVLTRMNSVIRGIDLSSKLLSPVTTGLIISFVSLKASAITFAFWATITAWVEYWLFISVYSGVPAMAQSNERRILRSITKPVEGTDAHVSVSIVPGTEEGNPPRRTGMLKLLDRISTSSFVGAWRIYIKQEVVLPGVSLALLFFTVLRLPLSLYFGFVHMNGSQVDVKFSVASYGVFFTPLKKNKTITQNKNNGTAKNEKLNYFLTLLQRIWRSRREHP; the protein is encoded by the exons ATGATCTACTTGTGGCCAAACTCTCTGCTTCTTGCGGCCATATACGGTGCGATAGAGTCTGGTTCTTCTGCGATCTTTGGCCCCATTGTGGGACAATGGATCGAGGGACTGGACTACGTTAAAGTTCTTAGACTCTGGCTCTTATGTCAGAACCTCTCCTACATCATTGCTGGTGGTGCAGTCATCAAGTTGCTACTAGATTACGATCTTAAACCCCGGAACATCCCGGACTTTGCAACCTTGGTTGCGTTGACAAATGTTGCTGGGGCCATTGGTGTGCTTTCCACACTTGGTGGCACCATTCTGATCGAACGAGACTG GGCTGTGGTTATGTCGGAAGGTCATCCACCAGCGGTATTGACAAGAATGAACTCTGTCATTAGAGGCATTGATTTGAGCTCAAAGCTATTGTCTCCAGTCACCACCGGTCTCATCATTAGCTTTGTCTCACTGAAGGCATCAGCCATCACTTTTGCATTTTGGGCCACTATAACCGCTTGG GTTGAGTATTGGCTCTTCATATCTGTGTATAGTGGTGTTCCTGCGATGGCACAAAGCAATGAGAGACGGATCTTGCGTTCCATAACAAAGCCAGTAGAAGGAACAGATGCACATGTTTCTGTCTCTATTGTTCCGGGGACTGAGGAAGGAAACCCTCCTCGTAGAACCGGAATGCTGAAGCTTCTTGATAGGATATCCACGTCCTCTTTTGTTGGCGCGTGGAGAATTTATATCAAACAAGAAGTTGTACTCCCAGGGGTTTCACTAGCTCTCTTGTTCTTCACTGTCCTCAGGTTACCTTTATCTTTGTATTTTGGATTTGTTCATATGAATGGTTCTCAAGTGGATGTCAAGTTTTCTGTTGCGAGTTATGGGGTATTCTTTACTCCCTTGAAAAAAAATAAGACCATTACACAGAACAAGAACAATGGCACAGCAAAGAACGAGAAACTCAATTATTTTCTTACCCTTTTGCAAAGGATCT GGAGGTCGAGAAGAGAGCATCCCTAG
- the LOC106337939 gene encoding nucleolin 1-like: MDQSKLKRCSASSSSHAEAAAEATDPLQKAERELDDLETEVDSRKKRKQEEETTEKKKKCCFGTKDAEGNNEHTIFVTGFDNSGSRDEIRSALAKHFSSCGELTRVFVHIECETGVSRGYAFINLKKRGGEIEAALSLNGSDLGGHKLLLKANPKTHLTCSTLI, from the exons ATGGACCAGAGCAAGCTCAAGAGATGCTCCGCATCATCATCCTCCCAT GCTGAAGCAGCTGCTGAGGCTACAGATCCTTTGCAAAAGG CAGAAAGAGAGTTGGATGATTTGGAGACAGAAGTTGATAGTCGGAAGAAGCGGAAGCAG GAGGAAGAAACCACAGAGAAGAAAAAAAAGTGTTGTTTTGGCACTAAAGATGCAGAGGGAAACAATGAGCATACCATATTCGTCACGGGTTTTGATAATAGCGGTTCTAGGGATGAGATCAGGAGCGCACTGGCCAAACATTTCAGTTCATGTGGAGAGTTGACGAGGGTTTTTGTTCACATCGAGTGTGAAACCGGTGTTTCCAGAGGATATGCTTTTATTAATCTGAAAAAACGTGGTGGTGAGATTGAGGCCGCGTTATCTCTCAATGGAAGCGACTTGGGAGGTCATAAGCTTCTG CTTAAGGCTAATCCAAAAACACACCTGACATGCTCAACCTTAATCTAA